The following are encoded in a window of Streptomyces sp. 11x1 genomic DNA:
- a CDS encoding aminotransferase class I/II-fold pyridoxal phosphate-dependent enzyme — MKAAPTGTPRQDGGAPQTIAAPTVAALLRQWSDTRPDALAYRFLTDSAGTDTSLTYRELDARARAVGAHLQDQGVAGRPVLLLHPPGLDYIAAFFGCLYAGALAVPAYPPDRTRAGRTASRLAAVVRDSGARHALTTRAVLDTVRADQAEPSVAGLAGLRWTASEELALAIADGWREPDTATEAAAFLQYTSGSTSTPKGVVVTHANLMHNLRAMHTWLEHGADAQMVSWLPPYHDMGLIGAILHPMYGGFPAHLMAPKTFVQRPLLWLDTLSRTGATLSAAPNFGYEQCLRRITPEQRDTLDLRNWRLALNGAEPVRADTLDRFAAYFAPAGFARTALMPCFGLAEGTLMATGVGPHEAPEAGLFSAAGLEAGVAEPVEPTGADTARARRVVDCGSPVPGVEVAIVDPRTERRLDEHTIGEVWLAGPSVAQGYWGKRKAGREAFEARIRGERDTPWLRTGDLGFLRANRLHLTGRLKDVVVVQGRNFAAHDVELTAERASEAVRPGSGAAFGVPAPDGEQLALVQELGGPGAEDPGAVLAALRTALAEEHEVAPHTIALVRHSAVPKTTSGKIQRQGARAALLSLALPVVAASVVPTTDLEPGAAARDPLGLTGLSPVGRRTRVAEAVALALTEGTGRQITAADADGPRPLAELGLDYPRLLDTVGTLEARLGVRIPVGELLVRPHAGRLVELCLGEEADARDGAPERHSSVSAANRPGIEPAPSARERHVLLGEAPDPARSAAALEGWLRARVADRLGLPVTAVDVTRPFVSLGLDSRQAVALGTELGGLLGRELPAAAVFDHPTISAVAARFGTGPAPSEPAPAVFATATTAAADPAEPIAVVGMGCRFPGAPDVDSYWRLLLDGRDAVGEVPPSRWDSAEVAAPRHGGFLDRADEFDAALFGISAREAHRMDPQQRLLLETAWQTFEDAAIPATRLAGSRTGVFVGISSQDYAQVQLPRLDSVDVYTATGNAQSIAANRLSYVFDLHGPSLAVDTACSSSLVAVHMACRALREGECGVALAGGVSLMLTPALSVAFASGGMLSPRGRCRTFDDGADGYVRGEGTGLVLLKPLTAALADGDRVHAVIRGSALGHGGRGNGLTAPRSSAQKRVMAEALARAGLRADQVDHVEAHGTGTSLGDPVEWEALAGVYGRGRPADAPCLIGSVKTNIGHLEAAAGIAGLIKAALVVRDRQVPALLHLDRPNRHLDWAGSGLSVPTRRRALPDGGTARAAVSSFGFGGANAHVILETPPAPPREAPAVTHPRPVHALCLSAHTPTALTALARSWRTHLAAHPDVAVADLCHAANTGRAHLPHRAVLTVAATSSTSSATELDTALDALIRDEPTPAVLRGHTATAPAPRTAFLFSGQGTQHTGMGKELYEGHQGFAATLDRAAEILRPHLEVPLLDLLFDPAHEEALRGTRNCQPALVALEVALAGLWAEVGVRPTAVLGHSVGALGAACVAGVLSFEDALVLAAERGRLMAGQPGDGAMISCVGDPEAVRAVAEQFASVAVAAVNTPDHLVLSGAAEEIGRVRGPLAERGVTVRPLAVSHAFHSPLMTGAAAPLAAAAGRLDFAAPSIPWISDLTGRPAQRVDAGHWAQHMLSPVRFLEGFTELRRMGCDSFVEIGPHPTLINLCRSIVASQGGADQESGRPLLLPSLNRQGGGWQTFLRSLGRLHCAGGEADWSGLDRDAPTARVPLPHLPLERERYWFRPEAAPEDGRPHTLSAADPAALPAPGAHTAARPGAAPTPATASGSPDAAHPLPGTPHPMAAAPHPMPVVPWPGPGMPYPLWGGVPYPTAGMPYAPAGMPYAPAPYVLVPYAGGPPLAPLPHPAAGPPGAVPGAYPVPGVHGAPSSSPSGGGAPGADFLSYIRECTALVCGFPTHRVAPYARLGADLGLDSLMRTDLQRRIAARFPHEAERLRHGLPEDPTVQDVADLLAGRTTSAPDPRSAPPATGEQPPRAVPVRQEYAFEEWPEYAAHLGRLRQVGSGPANPYGRVHEGFNGAVAQVGGEQVVNFASFNYLGLSHHPRVREAARAAIDRYGTSSSATPLLFGETPLHHELQAEIASFLGTEDAVVFAGGHATNVATVGHLFGPEDLIVHDEWIHDSTVRGAMLSGARRRPFPHNDWETLDRILATARGEYRRALVVIEGAYSQDGDIPDLPRFIEVKRRHRALLMIDEAHSLGVLGRTGRGIGEHWDSDPADVELWMGTLSKAIGSLGGYIAGRAPLVDYLRYTAPLHIFSTGISPANTAAALEAIRVLRDEPERVARVRELAEFFRTEARARGLDIGVSRASAVIPVITGDWERTIALSNTLLGKGVNVMPIGYPAVPRDRSRLRFFVNAEHSEADLELSLDLLV; from the coding sequence GTGAAAGCAGCACCGACCGGCACCCCGCGTCAGGACGGCGGCGCCCCGCAGACGATTGCCGCGCCGACGGTTGCCGCGCTGCTGAGGCAGTGGTCCGACACGCGTCCCGACGCGCTCGCCTACCGTTTCCTCACCGACAGCGCCGGCACCGACACGTCACTGACCTACCGTGAACTCGACGCACGCGCACGCGCCGTCGGGGCACACCTGCAGGACCAGGGGGTCGCCGGCCGACCTGTGCTGCTGCTCCACCCGCCGGGCCTCGACTACATCGCGGCGTTCTTCGGCTGCCTGTACGCCGGCGCCCTCGCCGTGCCCGCCTACCCACCGGACCGCACCCGAGCCGGCCGCACCGCCTCCCGGCTGGCCGCCGTCGTCCGCGACTCGGGCGCCCGCCACGCCCTGACCACACGCGCGGTCCTCGACACGGTCCGCGCCGACCAGGCCGAGCCGAGCGTCGCGGGGCTCGCCGGGCTGCGGTGGACGGCGAGCGAGGAGCTGGCGCTCGCCATCGCCGACGGCTGGCGGGAACCCGACACCGCGACCGAGGCGGCGGCCTTCCTGCAGTACACCTCCGGCTCGACCTCGACACCCAAAGGCGTCGTGGTCACCCACGCCAACCTGATGCACAACCTGCGGGCGATGCACACCTGGCTGGAGCACGGCGCGGACGCGCAGATGGTCTCGTGGCTGCCGCCGTACCACGACATGGGACTCATCGGTGCCATCCTGCATCCGATGTACGGAGGTTTCCCCGCCCACCTCATGGCCCCGAAGACCTTCGTGCAGCGTCCCCTGCTGTGGCTCGACACCCTTTCCCGCACCGGCGCGACCCTCAGCGCCGCCCCCAACTTCGGCTACGAGCAGTGCCTGCGCAGGATCACTCCCGAGCAGCGGGACACTCTGGACCTGCGCAACTGGCGCCTGGCGCTCAACGGGGCCGAACCGGTGCGCGCGGACACCCTGGACCGGTTCGCCGCCTACTTCGCCCCGGCCGGCTTCGCACGCACGGCGCTCATGCCCTGCTTCGGGCTCGCCGAGGGCACCCTCATGGCCACCGGGGTCGGACCGCACGAGGCTCCCGAAGCGGGTCTGTTCAGCGCGGCGGGCCTGGAGGCGGGCGTGGCCGAACCGGTCGAGCCGACCGGGGCGGACACGGCGCGGGCCCGCCGGGTCGTGGACTGCGGCTCCCCGGTCCCCGGTGTCGAGGTGGCCATCGTCGACCCCAGGACCGAGCGGCGGCTCGACGAGCACACGATCGGCGAGGTCTGGCTCGCGGGCCCCAGCGTGGCGCAGGGCTACTGGGGGAAGCGAAAGGCCGGCCGAGAGGCGTTCGAGGCGCGGATCAGGGGTGAGCGGGACACCCCCTGGCTGCGCACCGGTGACCTCGGCTTCCTGCGGGCGAACCGGCTGCACCTGACCGGCCGCCTCAAGGACGTCGTGGTGGTGCAGGGGCGCAACTTCGCCGCGCACGACGTCGAACTCACCGCTGAACGTGCCAGCGAGGCCGTGCGGCCCGGCAGCGGGGCTGCCTTCGGCGTCCCGGCCCCGGACGGCGAACAGCTCGCCCTGGTCCAGGAGTTGGGCGGCCCCGGCGCCGAGGACCCCGGTGCCGTACTGGCCGCGCTGCGCACCGCCCTCGCCGAGGAGCACGAGGTCGCGCCGCACACCATCGCCCTGGTCCGGCACTCCGCCGTACCGAAGACCACCAGCGGCAAGATCCAACGTCAGGGCGCCCGCGCCGCGCTGCTCTCGCTGGCGCTGCCGGTCGTGGCGGCGAGTGTGGTGCCCACGACCGACCTGGAACCCGGGGCCGCGGCCAGGGACCCGCTCGGCCTCACCGGTCTGTCACCCGTAGGGCGCCGTACCCGGGTGGCCGAAGCGGTGGCCCTGGCCCTCACCGAGGGCACGGGACGGCAGATCACCGCCGCCGACGCGGACGGTCCCCGGCCGCTGGCCGAACTCGGACTCGACTACCCCCGGCTCCTCGACACCGTGGGCACCCTTGAGGCGCGGCTCGGCGTCCGGATCCCCGTCGGGGAACTGCTCGTCCGCCCGCACGCCGGCCGGCTCGTCGAGCTCTGCCTCGGCGAGGAGGCCGACGCTCGGGATGGTGCACCGGAGCGGCACTCCTCCGTCAGCGCGGCGAACCGCCCCGGCATCGAGCCGGCGCCCTCCGCGCGCGAGCGGCACGTCCTTCTCGGCGAGGCGCCGGACCCGGCCCGTTCCGCGGCCGCGCTGGAGGGCTGGCTGCGCGCCCGTGTCGCGGACCGGCTGGGCCTTCCGGTCACCGCGGTGGACGTCACGCGCCCGTTCGTCTCGCTCGGCCTCGACTCCAGGCAGGCGGTGGCCCTCGGCACCGAACTCGGTGGCCTGCTCGGCCGGGAGCTGCCCGCCGCCGCCGTCTTCGACCACCCCACCATCAGCGCGGTGGCGGCCCGCTTCGGCACCGGGCCCGCGCCGTCGGAACCCGCCCCCGCCGTGTTCGCCACGGCCACGACCGCCGCCGCGGACCCCGCCGAACCCATCGCCGTCGTCGGCATGGGCTGCCGGTTCCCGGGCGCACCGGATGTCGACAGCTACTGGCGGCTGCTGCTCGACGGCCGGGACGCCGTGGGCGAGGTGCCGCCCAGCCGCTGGGACAGCGCCGAGGTGGCCGCACCGCGCCACGGCGGGTTCCTCGACCGGGCCGACGAGTTCGACGCCGCCCTGTTCGGGATCTCCGCCCGCGAGGCCCACCGGATGGACCCGCAGCAGCGCCTGCTCCTGGAGACCGCCTGGCAGACCTTCGAGGACGCCGCGATCCCGGCGACGCGGCTGGCCGGCAGCCGCACGGGGGTCTTCGTCGGGATCAGCAGCCAGGACTACGCGCAGGTGCAGCTGCCGCGGCTCGACAGCGTCGATGTGTACACGGCGACCGGCAACGCCCAGTCGATCGCCGCCAACCGGCTCTCGTACGTCTTCGACCTGCACGGCCCGAGCCTCGCCGTGGACACGGCCTGCTCCTCGTCGCTGGTGGCGGTGCACATGGCCTGCCGGGCTCTGCGGGAAGGCGAGTGCGGCGTCGCGCTGGCCGGCGGTGTCTCTCTGATGCTGACCCCCGCTCTGTCGGTGGCGTTCGCCTCCGGCGGCATGCTCAGTCCCCGTGGCCGCTGCCGCACCTTCGACGACGGCGCCGACGGGTACGTACGCGGGGAAGGCACCGGCCTCGTCCTGCTCAAGCCGCTGACCGCCGCGCTGGCCGACGGCGACCGCGTCCATGCCGTCATCCGGGGCTCCGCGCTCGGCCATGGCGGCCGCGGCAACGGCCTTACCGCGCCCAGGAGTTCGGCGCAGAAACGGGTCATGGCCGAGGCGCTCGCCCGCGCCGGGCTCCGCGCCGACCAGGTCGACCACGTCGAGGCGCACGGCACCGGCACCTCGCTCGGCGATCCGGTCGAGTGGGAGGCCCTGGCCGGTGTGTACGGCCGCGGGCGACCTGCCGACGCGCCCTGTCTGATCGGCTCGGTCAAGACCAACATCGGGCATCTGGAGGCGGCCGCCGGCATCGCCGGGCTGATCAAGGCGGCCCTGGTCGTGCGGGACCGCCAGGTCCCGGCCCTGCTGCACCTCGACCGGCCCAACCGCCACCTCGACTGGGCGGGTTCCGGGCTGTCCGTGCCCACCCGGCGCCGGGCGCTGCCCGACGGCGGCACCGCCCGTGCCGCGGTCAGCTCCTTCGGATTCGGCGGCGCCAACGCCCACGTGATCCTCGAAACCCCACCCGCGCCCCCACGGGAGGCCCCCGCCGTGACGCATCCCCGGCCGGTGCACGCACTGTGCCTGTCGGCCCACACTCCGACCGCGCTGACCGCGCTCGCCCGCTCCTGGCGCACCCACCTCGCCGCGCACCCCGACGTCGCCGTGGCGGACCTCTGCCACGCCGCGAACACCGGCCGCGCCCATCTGCCGCACCGCGCGGTCCTGACGGTCGCCGCGACCTCCTCGACCTCCTCGGCCACCGAGCTCGACACGGCCCTCGACGCACTGATCCGGGACGAACCCACCCCGGCGGTGCTGCGCGGCCACACGGCCACCGCCCCCGCGCCCCGCACCGCCTTTCTCTTCAGCGGGCAGGGCACCCAGCACACCGGCATGGGCAAGGAGCTCTACGAGGGCCACCAGGGCTTCGCCGCCACCCTCGACCGGGCCGCCGAGATCCTGCGCCCCCACCTCGAAGTCCCCCTGCTCGACCTGCTCTTCGACCCGGCGCACGAGGAAGCCCTGCGCGGCACGCGCAACTGCCAGCCCGCTCTGGTCGCCCTGGAAGTCGCCCTGGCCGGGCTGTGGGCCGAGGTGGGCGTGCGCCCGACCGCGGTTCTCGGCCACAGCGTCGGCGCGCTGGGCGCGGCCTGCGTGGCGGGGGTGCTGTCCTTCGAGGACGCGCTGGTCCTCGCCGCCGAGCGGGGCCGGCTCATGGCCGGACAGCCGGGAGACGGCGCGATGATCTCGTGTGTCGGTGACCCGGAGGCCGTCCGGGCGGTCGCCGAGCAGTTCGCCTCCGTCGCGGTGGCCGCCGTCAACACCCCCGACCACCTCGTCCTTTCCGGAGCTGCCGAGGAGATCGGCCGGGTGCGCGGGCCGCTGGCGGAGCGCGGCGTCACGGTACGGCCGCTGGCCGTGTCCCACGCCTTCCACTCCCCGCTGATGACCGGCGCCGCCGCACCACTGGCCGCGGCCGCGGGCAGGCTGGACTTCGCCGCGCCGAGCATCCCCTGGATCTCCGACCTCACGGGCCGACCCGCGCAGCGCGTGGACGCCGGCCACTGGGCACAGCACATGCTCTCCCCGGTGCGGTTCCTGGAGGGCTTCACCGAGCTCCGGCGGATGGGCTGCGACTCCTTCGTCGAGATCGGCCCGCACCCGACGCTGATCAACCTGTGCCGGAGCATCGTCGCCTCCCAGGGCGGCGCCGACCAGGAGAGCGGCAGACCGCTGTTGCTGCCCTCGCTGAACCGACAGGGCGGCGGCTGGCAGACGTTCCTGCGGTCGCTCGGCCGCCTGCACTGCGCAGGCGGTGAGGCCGACTGGTCCGGCCTCGACCGGGACGCGCCGACCGCGCGGGTCCCGCTTCCGCACCTCCCCCTGGAGCGCGAGCGGTACTGGTTCCGTCCGGAGGCCGCGCCGGAGGACGGCCGACCGCACACCCTGTCCGCCGCGGACCCCGCGGCCCTACCCGCCCCGGGCGCGCACACGGCGGCCCGTCCCGGCGCCGCACCGACCCCGGCGACCGCGTCCGGTTCCCCCGATGCCGCGCACCCGCTTCCCGGCACGCCCCACCCGATGGCCGCCGCGCCCCACCCGATGCCCGTCGTGCCCTGGCCCGGGCCCGGCATGCCCTACCCCCTGTGGGGCGGCGTCCCGTACCCGACGGCCGGAATGCCGTACGCGCCGGCCGGTATGCCGTACGCCCCCGCACCGTACGTGCTCGTCCCGTACGCCGGTGGGCCCCCGCTGGCGCCCCTCCCCCACCCGGCCGCCGGTCCACCGGGCGCGGTGCCCGGTGCATATCCCGTACCTGGCGTCCACGGCGCGCCGTCGTCGTCCCCCAGCGGCGGCGGTGCGCCGGGGGCGGACTTCCTGTCGTACATACGCGAATGCACGGCGCTGGTCTGTGGGTTCCCCACGCACCGGGTGGCGCCGTACGCGCGGCTCGGCGCGGATCTGGGTCTGGACTCGCTGATGCGGACCGACCTCCAGCGACGGATCGCCGCCCGGTTCCCCCACGAGGCGGAGCGGTTGCGGCACGGGCTGCCCGAGGACCCGACGGTGCAGGACGTGGCCGACCTGCTCGCCGGGCGAACCACGTCCGCCCCGGACCCGCGGTCCGCGCCGCCGGCCACGGGCGAGCAGCCCCCTCGGGCGGTTCCGGTACGGCAGGAGTACGCGTTCGAGGAGTGGCCCGAGTACGCCGCGCACCTGGGGCGCCTGCGGCAGGTCGGCAGCGGGCCCGCGAATCCCTACGGGCGCGTCCACGAGGGCTTCAACGGCGCCGTCGCGCAGGTCGGCGGGGAGCAGGTCGTCAACTTCGCCTCGTTCAACTACCTGGGTCTCTCCCACCACCCGCGGGTGCGGGAGGCGGCGCGGGCGGCCATCGACCGGTACGGCACCTCCAGTTCGGCGACCCCGCTGCTGTTCGGCGAGACCCCGCTGCACCACGAACTCCAGGCCGAGATCGCCTCGTTCCTCGGCACCGAGGACGCGGTCGTCTTCGCCGGCGGCCATGCCACGAACGTGGCCACGGTCGGCCATCTGTTCGGCCCCGAGGACCTGATCGTGCACGACGAGTGGATCCACGACAGCACGGTGCGCGGCGCGATGCTGTCCGGCGCGCGGCGCCGCCCCTTCCCGCACAACGACTGGGAGACGCTCGACCGGATCCTCGCCACCGCGCGCGGCGAGTACCGCCGGGCGCTCGTCGTCATCGAGGGCGCCTACAGCCAGGACGGTGACATCCCCGACCTGCCGCGCTTCATCGAGGTGAAGCGGCGTCACCGGGCACTGCTGATGATCGACGAGGCGCACTCGCTCGGCGTGCTCGGCCGCACCGGCCGTGGCATCGGCGAGCACTGGGACAGCGACCCCGCCGATGTCGAGCTGTGGATGGGCACGCTCAGCAAGGCCATCGGCAGCCTCGGCGGGTACATCGCGGGCCGCGCCCCGCTCGTCGACTACCTCAGGTACACCGCGCCGCTGCACATCTTCAGCACCGGTATCTCACCGGCCAACACGGCGGCCGCGCTGGAAGCGATCCGGGTGCTGCGCGACGAGCCGGAGCGGGTGGCGCGGGTCCGGGAGCTCGCCGAGTTCTTCCGCACCGAGGCCCGCGCCCGCGGCCTGGACATCGGGGTCTCGCGGGCCTCCGCGGTCATCCCCGTGATCACCGGGGACTGGGAGCGGACCATCGCCCTGTCCAACACCCTCCTGGGCAAAGGCGTGAACGTGATGCCCATCGGCTACCCGGCCGTGCCCCGCGACCGGTCCCGGCTGCGTTTCTTCGTGAACGCCGAGCACAGCGAAGCCGACCTCGAACTCTCCCTCGACCTTCTGGTGTGA